Proteins encoded within one genomic window of Bombus vancouverensis nearcticus chromosome 4, iyBomVanc1_principal, whole genome shotgun sequence:
- the Ppt1 gene encoding palmitoyl-protein thioesterase 1 — translation MGKYILLLFFFSYIYQFDGVQIDSPPVVLWHGMGDSCCFSFSLGGIKKLIENRIPNIYVYSIRLGNNEIEDVEHSYFGNINEQIQEVCQQLSKNERLKNGYNAIGFSQGAQFLRAVIQRCPNPPVKNFISLGGQHQGVFGLPNCGTLKPKICNYITRIIKYGAYLQAVQGKFIQATYWHDPYQEEEYKKKSMFMADINNERYINETYKENLQRLRTMVLVKFTNDTIVKPTETEMFGFYKPGQGSLIQTLEQSDLYREDRLGLKMLHDSGRIHFLNVHGNHLQFTEDWFVDNIIKKYLL, via the exons ATGggaaaatatattctattaCTATTCTTTTTTTCGTATATATATCAATTTGATGGCGTGCAAATTGATTCTCCTCCAGTTGTTCTATGGCATGGAATGG GAGACAGTTGCTGCTTTTCGTTTAGTTTGGGAggaataaaaaaattgataGAGAATAGAATACCTAACATTTATGTGTATTCTATTCGATTGGGAAATAATGAAATAGAG gaTGTCGAACATAGTTACTTTGGAAATATCAATGAGCAAATACAAGAAGTTTGTCAACAATTGTCGAAAAATGAACGTCTTAAAAACGGTTATAACGCTATTGGATTTTCTCAAGGTGCTCAATTTCT GAGAGCGGTAATTCAAAGATGCCCCAATCCCCCAGTTAAGAATTTCATCTCCTTGGGTGGTCAACATCAAGGCGTTTTTGGATTGCCAAATTGTGGAACATTGAAACCTAAGATTTGCAACTATATAACTCGCATAATCAAATATGGAGCCTACTTACA aGCAGttcaaggaaaatttattcaagcAACGTATTGGCATGATCCATACCAAgaagaagaatataaaaaaaaaagtatgttTATGGCCGACATCAATAACGAGCGTTATATTAATGAG ACGTACAAAGAGAATCTTCAGAGATTACGTACCATGGTACTAGTTAAATTTACTAATGATACCATTGTCAAGCCTACAGAAACGGAAATGTTTGGATTTTACAAACCAGGACAGGGATCGTTAATTCAAACATTGGAACAATCTGATTTATATCGTGag GATCGTTTAGGTTTGAAAATGTTACACGATTCTGGGAGAATTCATTTTCTTAATGTACATGGGAACCATTTGCAATTTACGGAAGACTGGTTTGtagataatataataaaaaaatatttgttataa